A DNA window from Camelina sativa cultivar DH55 chromosome 13, Cs, whole genome shotgun sequence contains the following coding sequences:
- the LOC109128374 gene encoding uncharacterized protein LOC109128374 translates to MVTKDLNAEQGIMMISAQVSAIIQNKIPEKLPDLGTFVLDFTIFSERFARSLCDLGSSVNLMPRSVALSLGMTNFQPTKITLILADRSVRIPDGILEDVPIKIGNCLIPIDFVVLKYEEEPKDPLILGRSFLATAGAIIDVKRGQIGLNVGDLQMRFDMDKLVKRPTIDEAGAQEELVGTSSQAKKLSDWSLEKAPKLDLKPLPTGLRYAFLGENSSYPVIVNASLNNAQLTLLLSKLRKFHKALGYSLDDIAGISPDFKWVSPVHIVPKKGGVTVVKNDKNELILTPTITGHRMCIDYRKLNVATRKDHFSLPFIDQMLERLANYPYYCFLDGYSGFFQILIHLDDQEKTTFTCPYGTFAYRRMPFGLCNTPATFQRCMMSIFTDMIEDYMEIFMDDFSVYGSSFKSCLDNLCKVLARCEEKHLVLNWEKCHFMVRDGIVLSHRVLEAGFYRRFIKDFSKIARLLSTLLCKDVKFEFTDECRLAFERIKQE, encoded by the exons aTGGTAACCAAGGATTTGAATGCTGAGCAAGGAATAATGATGATTTCAGCCCAAGTTAGTGCCATCattcagaacaagatcccaGAAAAGCTACCTGATCTAGGTACTTTTGTTCTTGACTTTACAATATTTAGTGAAAGgtttgctagatctttgtgtgatcttggttctagtgtcAATTTAATGCCTAGATCAGTAGCACTCAGCCTTGGGATGACAAATTTCCAACCCACCAAGATTACTCTTATACTTGCTGACCGATCAGTTCGCATTCCTGATGGtattcttgaagatgttccaattaagattggtaACTGTTTGATACCTATTGATTTTGTGGTCTTGAAGTATGAAGAGGAGCCTAAGGATCCTTTAATCTtgggaagatcattcttagcTACTGCTGGGGCTATTATTGATGTCAAGAGAGGACAAATTGGTCTTAATGTTGGAGATTTGCAGATGCGCTTTGACATGGATAAGCTGGTTAAGAGGCCAACAATAGATG aagctggTGCTCAAGAGGAATTGGTTggtacttcttcacaagctaAGAAATTATCAGATTGGAGCCTTGAGAAAGCTCCAAAGCTTGATCTCAAGCCACTTCCTACGGGGCTAAGGTATGCATTTCTAGGTGAAAATTCTTCTTATCCTGTTATTGTTAATGCTTCCTTAAACAACGCACAACTCACTTTACTGCTAAGCAAGCTGCGCAAGTTTCACAAGgctcttggctattctcttgatgatattgcagggATTTCTCCAGACTT CAAATGGGTTAGTCCAGTTCATATTGTTCCTAAGAAGGGTGGGGTTacagtggtgaagaatgacaagaatgagctgatTCTGACACCGACAATCACCGGACACCGGATGTGCATAGATTACAGAAAGCTGAATGTCGCGACACGGAAAGATCACTTCTCGCTACCCTTCATTGATCAGATGCTTGAGAGGTTAGCTAACTatccatactactgctttttggatggttacTCCGGGTTTTTCCAGATTCTGATTCACCTCGATGACCAGGAGAAGACGACTTTCACTTGtccatatggtacttttgcATACCGcagaatgccttttggtcttTGTAATACTCCTGCGACATTTCAGAGATGTATGATGTCCATCTTTACAGACATGATTGAAGATTACATGGAGAttttcatggatgatttttctgtttatgggtcttcattcaagagCTGTTTGGATAATCTCTGCAAAGTATTAGCAAGATGTGAAGAGAAGCACTTAGTTCTTAATTGGGAGAAGTGccattttatggttagagatggtatAGTGCTTAGTCACAGGGTTTTAGAAGCTG GGTTCTACAGACGcttcatcaaggatttcagtAAGATAGCTAGACTACTTTCAACTCTATTATGCAAGGATGTCAAGTTTGAGTTCACTGATGAATGTCGTTTAGCTTTTGAACGGATTAAGCAAGAGTAA
- the LOC104737048 gene encoding protein DMR6-LIKE OXYGENASE 2: MAASQTSKLLVSDIASIVDHLPSNYVRPVSDRPNMSDVATSGDSIPLIDLKDLHGPNRTDIINQFAYACSSYGFFQIKNHGVPEETIKKMMNVAREFFRQPESERVKHYSSDTKKTTRLSTSFNVCTEKVSNWRDFLRLHCYPIEDFINEWPSTPISFREVTAEYATSVRALVLTLLEAISESLGLVKDRVSNTLGKHGQHMAINYYPPCPEPELTYGLPGHKDANLITVLLQDEVSGLQVYKDGKWVAVHPVPNTFIVNLGDQMQVISNDKYKSVLHRAVVNSDKERISIPTFYCPSEDAVISPAQELINEEEDSPAIYRSFTYAEYFEKFWETGFATESCIDSFKTSTT; this comes from the exons ATGGCTGCCTCTCAAACATCAAAGCTCCTCGTATCCGACATCGCCTCCATCGTTGATCACCTCCCTTCAAACTACGTCCGACCAGTCTCTGACCGTCCAAACATGTCCGACGTTGCAACTTCCGGCGATTCTATCCCTTTAATCGATCTCAAAGACCTCCATGGACCCAATCGAACCGACATTATCAATCAGTTTGCTTATGCATGCTCCTCTTATGGCTTCTTCCAG ATCAAGAACCATGGAGTACCAGAAGAAACAATCAAGAAAATGATGAATGTGGCGAGAGAGTTTTTCAGGCAACCAGAGAGCGAAAGAGTGAAGCATTACTCATCAGATACCAAGAAGACAACAAGACTCTCCACAAGTTTCAACGTTTGCACAGAGAAAGTCTCCAACTGGAGAGACTTCCTTCGACTCCATTGCTACCCTATCGAAGATTTCATCAACGAATGGCCCTCAACTCCAATCTCTTTCAGAGAAGTCACAGCTGAATACGCCACAAGCGTTAGAGCCTTGGTTCTGACACTTCTTGAGGCAATCTCAGAGAGTCTAGGACTTGTGAAAGACCGTGTAAGCAATACACTAGGCAAACATGGTCAACACATGGCTATAAACTACTACCCGCCGTGTCCGGAACCCGAGCTAACTTACGGGCTTCCAGGACATAAAGATGCAAACTTGATCACTGTTCTTCTTCAAGACGAAGTCTCTGGTTTACAGGTGTATAAAGATGGTAAATGGGTCGCTGTTCATCCTGTTCCCAACACGTTCATAGTCAACCTTGGTGACCAGATGCAG GTGATAAGCAATGACAAATACAAGAGTGTTCTCCATAGAGCGGTTGTGAACAGCGACAAAGAGCGGATATCAATACCAACATTCTACTGTCCATCTGAAGATGCTGTGATTAGTCCTGCACAAGAGCTGATCAATGAGGAAGAAGACTCTCCTGCTATATACAGAAGCTTTACATATGCTgagtattttgaaaaattttgggAGACAGGATTTGCAACTGAGAGCTGTATTGACTCGTTCAAAACCTCCACCACCTAA